One genomic region from Kwoniella dejecticola CBS 10117 chromosome 1, complete sequence encodes:
- a CDS encoding glutamine synthetase, whose translation MSDLIATKRVDLLAPYLALDQGPKVQAEYIWIDGEGGMRCKTMTLDKAPGSVADLKEWNFDGSSTGQAPGDNSDVFLRPVAIFKDPFRGGANILVLCECYDNDGTPNHSNYRASCKKVMDSAKSHEPWFGLEQEYTLFDADGQVFGWPKNGFPGPQGPYYCGVGAGRVFARDFIEAHYRACLYAGIKISGINAEVMPAQWEFQVGPCEGIEMGDHLWMARFLLLRIGEEWGIKPSLHPKPLKGDWNGAGCHSNYSTKEMRTPGKGMAAIEDAIKKLEKKHLEHIAVYGEDNDLRLTGKHETASMSSFSAGIANRGASIRIPRHVGAQGYGYLEDRRPASNVDPYRVTSILVETTLLSN comes from the exons ATGTCCGACCTTATCGCTACCAAACGAGTTGATTTACTCGCCCCTTACCTTGCTCTTGATCAAGGACCCAAGGTCCAAGCCGAAT ACATCTGGATCGATGGTGAAGGAGGTATGAGATGTAAGACCATGACCCTTGACAAAGCTCCTGGTTCCGTCGCGGATCTCAAGGAATGGAACTTTGACGGTTCTTCAACCGGTCAAGCTCCAGGTGACAACTCTGATGTCTTCCTC CGACCTGTTGCTATCTTCAAAGATCCTTTTAGAGGTGGAGCCAACATTCTCGTCCTTTGTGAATGTTACGACAACGATGGAACCCCCAACCACTCCAACTACCGAGCTTCGTGTAAGAAGGTGATGGACTCTGCCAAATCGCACGAGCCTTGGTTCGGTCTCGAGCAAGAGTACACCCTCTTCGATGCCGATGGACAAGTCTTCGGTTGGCCTAAGAACGGTTTCCCAGGTCCTCAAGGTCCTTACTACTGTGGTGTTGGTGCCGGTCGAGTCTTCGCTCGTGATTTCATTGAAGCTCACTAC CGAGCATGTCTTTACGCTGGTATCAAGATCTCTGGTATCAACGCCGAGGTCATGCCAGCCCAATGGGAGTTCCAAGTCGGTCCTTGTGAAGGTATCGAGATGGGTGATCACCTCTGGATGGCCCGATTCCTCTTGCTCAGAATCGGTGAGGAGTGGGGAATCAAACCATCTCTCCACCCCAAGCCCCTCAAGGGTGACTGGAACGGTGCTGGTTGTCACTCCAACTACTCCACCAAGGAGATGCGAACACCCGGTAAAGGTATGGCCGCTATCGAAGATGCTATCaagaagctcgagaagaagcaTCTTGAACACATTGCTGTTTACGGTGAAGACAACGACCTCCGATTAACCGGTAAACACGAGACCGCCTCgatgtcttccttctctGCTGGTATCGCCAACCGAGGTGCATCGATCCGAATTCCCAGACACGTCGGTGCTCAAGGCTACGGTTACCTCGAAGACCGACGACCTGCTTCCAACGTTGACCCTTACCGAGTTACCTCAATTCTCGTCGAGACCACCCTCCTCAGCAACTAA